A part of Denitratisoma oestradiolicum genomic DNA contains:
- a CDS encoding MaoC family dehydratase has product MHPIQERFVEDLAVGMTASISKTITETDIILFSGVSTDVNPIHIDEEYAAATIFKGRVAHGMLSASLISAVLANKLPGPGTIYMAQNARFRSPVRPEDTVTATVTIKEVLVEKKRVILDTTCRVGDRVVIEGEATVMFPSRKD; this is encoded by the coding sequence ATGCATCCCATCCAGGAACGCTTTGTCGAAGATCTCGCGGTCGGCATGACAGCCAGCATTTCCAAGACCATCACCGAAACCGACATCATCCTGTTCTCGGGTGTTTCCACCGACGTCAATCCCATCCATATCGATGAGGAGTACGCTGCAGCCACCATCTTCAAGGGTCGTGTCGCCCACGGCATGCTCTCCGCCAGCCTGATCTCCGCCGTGCTGGCCAACAAGCTGCCTGGCCCGGGCACCATCTACATGGCCCAGAACGCCCGCTTCCGCTCCCCGGTGCGGCCCGAGGACACGGTTACCGCCACGGTGACCATCAAGGAAGTGCTGGTGGAAAAGAAGCGTGTGATCCTGGACACCACCTGCCGGGTGGGCGACCGGGTGGTGATCGAGGGTGAGGCCACGGTCATGTTCCCCTCGCGCAAGGATTGA
- a CDS encoding class I SAM-dependent methyltransferase: protein MRTQLPEPSADAQDASRALVELIAREIQAAGGWISFARYMELALYAPGLGYYAGGSRKFGEAGDFVTAPELTPLFGQALAVQVAQVLAASAPVVLEAGAGSGRLAADLLLALERMGQPPERYLILELSGELRARQQETLAAEAPHLLERVTWLDALPEGFSGCVVGNEVLDAMPVHALEWSEGGLLERGVAMDAEGRFIDASRPADAVLREAAADLPVTAPYRNELSLAARAWTAEWGHRLVRGALLLIDYGLPGHELYHPQRDGGTVRCHYRHRSHDDPYWWPGLSDITSHVDFTAIAEAGHGAGLDVLGYTSQASFLMNCGIAGLLDARRDGAPGAAALRAGGAVNVLLSPNEMGELFKVIALGRGIPMSLVGFIRGDRLHAL, encoded by the coding sequence ATGCGCACCCAACTCCCCGAACCCTCCGCCGATGCCCAGGACGCCAGTCGCGCCCTGGTCGAATTGATCGCCCGCGAAATCCAGGCCGCCGGCGGCTGGATATCCTTCGCTCGCTACATGGAACTGGCTCTCTATGCGCCGGGCCTGGGTTATTACGCCGGGGGTTCCCGCAAGTTCGGCGAGGCTGGCGATTTCGTCACTGCCCCGGAGCTGACGCCCCTCTTCGGCCAGGCCCTGGCGGTCCAGGTGGCCCAGGTGCTGGCGGCTTCGGCGCCGGTGGTGCTGGAGGCGGGCGCCGGCAGCGGCCGGCTGGCGGCGGATCTGCTGCTGGCCCTGGAGCGCATGGGGCAGCCCCCGGAGCGCTATCTGATCCTGGAGCTGTCGGGGGAGCTGCGGGCGCGCCAGCAGGAGACCCTGGCCGCCGAGGCGCCCCATCTGCTGGAGCGGGTGACATGGCTCGATGCCCTGCCGGAGGGATTTTCCGGTTGCGTGGTGGGCAACGAGGTGCTGGACGCCATGCCGGTCCATGCCCTGGAATGGAGCGAGGGTGGGCTCCTGGAACGGGGCGTCGCCATGGATGCCGAGGGGCGATTCATCGATGCATCGCGCCCGGCCGACGCCGTTCTCCGTGAAGCCGCTGCGGACCTGCCGGTGACAGCCCCCTACCGGAACGAATTGAGCCTGGCGGCCCGGGCCTGGACTGCCGAATGGGGCCATCGCCTGGTGCGGGGTGCCCTGCTGCTGATCGACTACGGCCTGCCCGGCCACGAGCTCTACCATCCCCAGCGGGATGGGGGCACGGTGCGCTGCCACTACCGTCACCGCAGCCACGACGATCCCTACTGGTGGCCGGGCCTGTCGGACATCACCAGCCATGTGGATTTCACCGCCATCGCCGAGGCCGGCCACGGCGCCGGCCTGGATGTTCTGGGCTACACCAGCCAGGCCAGCTTTTTGATGAACTGCGGCATCGCCGGCCTGCTCGATGCCCGCCGCGACGGCGCCCCGGGGGCGGCCGCCCTGCGTGCCGGTGGGGCCGTGAATGTGCTGCTGTCGCCCAACGAAATGGGGGAGTTGTTCAAGGTGATCGCCCTGGGCAGGGGCATACCCATGTCATTGGTGGGGTTCATTCGGGGCGATCGGCTGCACGCCCTGTAA
- a CDS encoding tRNA threonylcarbamoyladenosine dehydratase — MNPAFDLKRRFGGVDRLYGPGTLRRLAGSHVCVVGIGGVGSWAAEALARSGVGRLTLVDLDHVAESNVNRQIHALEDSLGQAKVQAMAQRIAGINPACLVLTLEEFISPENVAELLPACDGVVDAIDQVRAKAALIAHCRRLGLPVVTTGGAGGRSDPTRLKVDDLSRTTQDALASKVRARLRKEYGFPRDPKKKFGVDCIYSDEPIQRPQAAACDVDEGQAHGATDLALHGLNCAGYGSSVCVTAPFGFAAAARILGRLLA, encoded by the coding sequence ATGAACCCAGCCTTCGATCTGAAGCGCCGTTTCGGCGGCGTAGACCGGCTCTACGGCCCCGGCACCTTGCGACGCCTGGCCGGTAGCCATGTCTGCGTGGTCGGCATCGGTGGCGTCGGCTCCTGGGCGGCGGAAGCGCTGGCCCGCTCCGGCGTGGGCCGGCTGACCCTGGTCGACCTGGACCACGTCGCCGAGTCCAACGTGAATCGCCAGATCCACGCCCTGGAAGACAGCCTGGGTCAGGCCAAGGTGCAGGCCATGGCGCAGCGCATCGCCGGCATCAACCCCGCCTGCCTGGTGCTCACCCTGGAGGAATTCATCAGCCCGGAGAACGTGGCGGAACTGTTGCCGGCCTGCGACGGCGTGGTGGATGCCATCGACCAGGTGCGCGCCAAGGCGGCCCTGATCGCCCACTGCCGCCGTCTGGGCCTGCCGGTGGTCACCACCGGCGGCGCGGGCGGGCGCAGCGATCCGACCCGGCTCAAGGTGGATGACCTGTCCCGCACCACCCAGGATGCCCTGGCCTCCAAGGTGCGTGCCCGGCTGCGCAAGGAATACGGATTCCCCCGGGACCCGAAGAAGAAGTTCGGCGTCGATTGCATCTATTCCGACGAGCCGATCCAGCGCCCCCAGGCCGCCGCCTGCGATGTGGACGAGGGGCAGGCCCACGGCGCCACCGACCTGGCCCTGCACGGCCTCAACTGCGCCGGCTACGGCTCCTCGGTCTGCGTCACCGCCCCCTTCGGCTTCGCCGCCGCAGCCCGCATCCTGGGGCGGCTGCTGGCCTGA
- a CDS encoding XRE family transcriptional regulator — protein MKHDSVIGVEPEILRWARKSVGLTVLDVADMLKRQPEEIEAWEDGRRAPTYPQLEKLAYQIYKRPLAIFFLPSPPEETLPQREFRTLPDADMQTLARDTYLHIRRAHAYQIGLQELFDGRNPAERHIWNTITLSLSQDVTSQAVVIRNYLGISLDQQTAWKSDEQALKEWRKTIEGCGVFIFKAAFKQKDISGFCLMDEHLPVIYLNNSTTKTRQIFSLLHELAHLLLSMNGLSKFDTSYIDQLPKREKEIERFCNAIAAEVLIPGMDFATQAKQFPADVENANEAHFSNLADRYGVSREAILRRFLDLGRVSRTFYESKAKFWATQKQQGGGGNWYLNQGAYISDRFAREVVSRHYRHQISLEHAADLLGIKPKSYAGFEERVLQGAEA, from the coding sequence ATGAAACATGATTCTGTTATCGGCGTTGAACCGGAGATTCTTCGTTGGGCCAGGAAATCGGTCGGGCTGACCGTTCTCGATGTTGCCGACATGCTCAAGCGGCAGCCCGAAGAGATCGAGGCATGGGAGGACGGCAGGAGAGCACCGACCTACCCGCAACTGGAAAAGTTGGCTTATCAAATATACAAGCGCCCGCTGGCGATATTTTTTCTGCCCTCGCCCCCGGAAGAAACTCTGCCGCAACGGGAGTTCCGCACCTTGCCTGACGCGGACATGCAAACTCTGGCACGAGACACCTACCTGCACATCCGCCGCGCCCACGCCTACCAGATCGGATTGCAGGAGTTGTTCGACGGTCGCAACCCCGCCGAGCGCCATATCTGGAACACCATCACGCTTTCGTTATCACAAGACGTTACGTCGCAAGCCGTGGTCATTCGCAATTATCTGGGCATCTCACTTGATCAGCAGACAGCCTGGAAAAGCGACGAGCAGGCGCTGAAAGAGTGGCGCAAAACGATTGAGGGGTGCGGCGTCTTCATCTTCAAGGCTGCTTTCAAGCAGAAGGACATCTCCGGCTTCTGCCTGATGGACGAGCATTTGCCGGTCATCTATCTGAACAACAGCACTACCAAGACCCGCCAGATATTCAGCTTGCTGCACGAACTCGCGCATCTGTTGTTGAGCATGAACGGTTTGAGCAAGTTCGATACGAGCTATATCGATCAATTGCCCAAGAGGGAAAAAGAGATTGAACGCTTCTGCAACGCCATCGCCGCCGAAGTACTGATTCCGGGAATGGACTTTGCCACCCAAGCAAAGCAATTTCCAGCCGACGTGGAAAACGCAAACGAAGCGCACTTCTCAAACCTCGCTGATAGGTATGGCGTCAGTCGGGAGGCAATCCTGCGGCGTTTTCTCGATCTGGGGCGAGTCAGCAGGACTTTCTATGAGAGCAAGGCAAAGTTCTGGGCCACACAGAAGCAGCAGGGCGGTGGGGGCAACTGGTATCTCAACCAGGGGGCGTACATCAGCGACCGTTTTGCCAGGGAGGTCGTCAGTCGACATTACCGGCACCAGATCAGTCTGGAGCATGCCGCCGACCTTCTGGGTATCAAGCCCAAAAGCTATGCCGGATTCGAGGAGCGCGTCCTGCAAGGGGCCGAAGCATGA
- a CDS encoding PIN domain-containing protein — protein sequence MNYVFDTSSIRSLQHFYPRVFKSIWDGLDGLVAKSELISTREVFNEIERQDVSDEVLAWTKNHKAMFSTPTGAELLFVAEIFRIRHFQGLIGAQQRLKGTPVADPFVIACAKVNQATVVTEEGWQRGGKSLVLKPNAAKIPNVCAHFKIPCIDLEEFMHQQGWTF from the coding sequence ATGAACTATGTCTTCGATACCAGTTCTATTCGTTCCCTCCAGCACTTTTATCCGCGCGTGTTCAAGAGTATCTGGGATGGTCTGGATGGGCTCGTCGCAAAGAGTGAGCTGATTTCCACACGCGAGGTATTCAACGAAATCGAAAGACAGGACGTCAGCGACGAAGTCCTGGCATGGACAAAGAATCACAAGGCCATGTTCTCCACACCGACCGGGGCTGAACTCCTGTTCGTGGCCGAGATATTCAGGATCAGGCACTTTCAGGGCTTGATCGGCGCACAACAACGGTTGAAGGGAACGCCCGTTGCCGACCCCTTCGTGATCGCCTGCGCCAAAGTCAACCAGGCAACGGTGGTGACGGAAGAAGGATGGCAACGCGGGGGCAAGTCGCTTGTGCTCAAGCCCAACGCGGCCAAGATTCCCAATGTCTGTGCTCACTTCAAGATTCCCTGCATTGATCTGGAAGAGTTCATGCACCAGCAAGGATGGACGTTCTGA